One Maniola jurtina chromosome 24, ilManJurt1.1, whole genome shotgun sequence DNA window includes the following coding sequences:
- the LOC123877873 gene encoding phosphatidylinositide phosphatase SAC2 isoform X2, producing MELFRSESYYIFVRNESSLWWNRITGAFSVRSAWDLSDIEDIECLGITEGIIGKVEHTNIYEPRLIIIKESVPVGQIYFHHTIYKIKSICFLNMGATNQEVDLCPCTKHGSSTILANRGGGKKMGARLFENSVFLNKTAGAVKNVSNTIKTTTQQAATQVKQTVKKQRDPKLAERFEKRLTDELHKIFDDSDSFYYSRTLDLTNSLQRQYEIEKVLETEEGNKKPITDITRWWKHVDDRFFWNKHMLRDIIALESPDCDQWVLPIIQGYVHLSQIAVEPADANPLNTESLSNSSTCDETFTLGLISRRSRYQAGTRYNRRGIEPEGKVANYVETEQIVSIICSDSIHRASFVQVRGSVPIFWSQPDYKFRPPPRLDKTEEESHAAFKKHFEDELKMYKQVCIVNLVEQQGRERVIWEAYSNHVLRYNSPDVIYATFDFHEYCRGMHYENVSILINAIADIICEMRFCWRDDRGVICTQNGVFRVNCIDCLDRTNVVQTAIAKYVLELQLCRLGLGTPGCGLPPSLRQAFLTMWADSGDLVSRQYAGTKALKGDYTRTGERKFTGMMKDGVASANRYYLSTFKDALRQVAIDVMTGESRFIPEQLIVPDGTRCTSVKDQPVPDTAAMAQHVKSLIDDCKKLLVDTEPVLGSWGLIDADPHTGDPQETEMDSVLVLTSEAYYVTDYDETSDRLLSVQRVPLRDVTSVELGTLDSSATIFNVGRKNTTEPVHCIRINYVYNTESGYFHMFRSTSLRFFNNMAVVINTKDEMIESLHSICESLVVARDIAKLPPISFHDGVKLERKKSKVHPTQGTSGGARSSLYLDLSRLPTLTRNVSETQLVADIRSVGSKALNNMTEQFSKLNKLGARARPSLQLKFDQGASRTKKIFTLGQNKSDGKKKGSQSDGLSSDYSSDDENRTNIFEPTLDNFENMQHYIGGQQKKDENDCDLIENPLYSSKIEPHEETVEASIPISTEKQTLKTPSNNFKRNPFDSESITPEIQVEMDGTFNKPAPPNSLLLSQKLSQSSGYINFDEGSNIAEGVSYHMRSNSQHEITFNIAQSHSESALKQLKNIASPVSSATREMVLSPLSKLAKGVQTLGANLDPRKIKGPASVKHISEQQYEEHKKLQEKWQDCNTRLVAL from the exons atggAACTGTTTCGGTCGGAATCTTATTATATATTTGTCAGGAATGAGTCGAGCCTTTGGTGGAATCGAATAACTGGTGCATTTTCAGTTCGTTCAG cATGGGACCTATCGGATATCGAAGATATAGAATGCTTGGGTATAACAGAAGGAATTATAGGAAAAGTAGAACACACAAATATATACGAGCCACGGttgattataataaaagaaagcGTGCCCGTCGGTCAAATATATTTCCACCatacaatatataaaataaaatcaatatgctTCCTGAACATGGGAGCTACAAATCAAGAGGTAGATTTATGTCCATGTACTAAACACGGCTCTTCGACTATACTTGCGAACCGAGGGGGCGGTAAGAAAATGGGTGCTCGCTTGTTTGAGAATTCTGTGTTTCTTAACAAAACTGCTGGCGCAGTCAAGAATGTGAGCAACACTATCAAAACAACCACACAGCAGGCTGCTACACAG gtgAAACAGACAGTCAAAAAACAACGAGACCCAAAATTAGCAGAGCGTTTTGAAAAACGACTCACTGATGAGCTCCACAAGATATTTGATGACTCAGACAGTTTCTATTACTCACGGACACTTGACCTCACAAACAGCTTGCAACGACAATAcgaaattgaaaaagttttggAAACGGAGGAGGGTAACAAGAAACCGATCACGGATATCACTAGATGGTGGAAACATGTTGATGATAGATTCTTCTGGAACAAACATATGCTTAGGGATATTATAGCCTTGGAG AGTCCAGATTGTGACCAATGGGTACTGCCCATCATCCAAGGCTACGTCCATCTCTCACAAATAGCAGTGGAGCCAGCCGATGCCAATCCCCTGAACACAGAGTCATTGTCAAACTCTAGCACATGTGATGAAACATTCACTTTGGGACTCATTTCCAGACGATCAAGATATCAGGCTGGGACTAG GTATAATCGCAGAGGCATTGAACCAGAGGGCAAAGTGGCTAACTATGTGGAAACAGAACAAATTGTCTCCATCATATGCTCCGACAGTATACACAGGGCTTCCTTTGTGCAG GTCCGTGGATCGGTGCCAATATTTTGGAGCCAGCCCGACTACAAGTTTCGACCTCCCCCGAGACTTGATAAAA CGGAAGAGGAATCGCATGCAGCGTTCAAAAAGCACTTCGAAGACGAGCTCAAGATGTACAAGCAAGTGTGTATAGTGAACCTGGTGGAGCAGCAGGGCCGCGAGCGCGTCATATGGGAGGCCTACTCCAACCACGTGCTGCGGTACAACAGCCCCGACGTCATATACGCCACCTTCGACTTCCACGAGTACTG CCGCGGAATGCACTACGAGAACGTCAGTATACTGATAAACGCGATCGCCGACATCATATGCGAGATGCGATTTTGCTGGCGCGACGACCGCGGCGTTATCTGCACGCAAAATGGCGTCTTTCGTGTCAATTGCATCGACTGTCTTGATCGCACCAACGTTGTTCAG ACGGCAATAGCGAAATATGTTTTGGAACTGCAGCTGTGTAGACTGGGCCTGGGTACCCCAGGCTGTGGCCTCCCGCCGTCGTTGAGACAAGCTTTTCTGACCATGTGGGCAGACAGTGGTGACTTGGTATCACGGCAGTATGCTGGGACTAAAGCGTTGAAA GGTGATTACACACGCACTGGTGAAAGAAAGTTTACAGGAATGATGAAAGATGGTGTAGCATCCGCAAATAG GTATTATCTGTCAACGTTCAAGGACGCCCTTCGCCAAGTGGCCATAGACGTAATGACAGGAGAATCCCGATTTATTCCGGAGCAGCTGATCGTTCCGGATGGCACCCGCTGCACGTCTGTTAAG GACCAACCTGTACCGGACACAGCAGCAATGGCCCAACACGTCAAATCCTTGATCGACGACTGCAAGAAGTTACTCGTCGATACTGAACCAGTGCTTGGTTCGTGGGGACTTATTGATGCTGACCCACA CACTGGCGATCCCCAGGAAACTGAAATGGACAGTGTGCTGGTGTTAACAAGTGAGGCGTACTACGTGACCGATTATGATGAAACTTCAGACCGCCTGCTGTCCGTACAGAGAGTTCCCCTGAGGGACGTCACTTCCGTCGAACTGGGGACTTTGGACTCCAGTGCCACG ATCTTCAATGTTGGCCGCAAGAACACGACAGAGCCAGTGCACTGTATACGTATAAACTATGTATACAACACCGAATCCGGCTACTTTCATATGTTCAGATCAACTTCGCTGAGATTCTTCAACAATATGGCTGTGGTTATTAACACTAAGGATGAAATGATTG AATCATTACACTCCATTTGCGAGTCGTTGGTAGTGGCTCGCGATATCGCAAAACTACCACCGATATCGTTCCATGATGGCGTCAAACTGGAAAGGAAAAAGTCTAAG GTGCATCCAACGCAAGGCACGTCGGGCGGCGCGAGGTCGTCCCTGTATTTGGACTTGTCTCGACTGCCCACACTCACTCGAAACGTGAGCGAAACTCAACTGGTCGCAGATATACGAAGCGTTG GATCAAAAGCTCTGAACAACATGACCGAACAGTTCAGCAAACTAAACAAACTGGGCGCGAGAGCTCGACCGAGTTTACAGTTGAAATTCGACCAAGGCGCTTCGCGTACTAAGAAAATTTTCACGTTAGGCCAAAACAAATCCGATGGCAAAAAGAAGGGAAGCCAATCCGACGGTTTGAGTTCCGATTACTCCTCGGACGACGAAAACAGAACTAATATCTTCGAACCAACGTTGGATAATTTCGAAAACATGCAACACTATATCGGCGGTCAACAGAAGAAGGACGAAAATGATTGCGATCTGATCGAAAATCCTTTGTATTCCTCCAAAATTGAACCTCACGAAGAAACTGTAGAAGCTAGTATACCAATTTCAACAGAAAAGCAAACTCTAAAAACTCCAAGCAATAATTTCAAAAGAAATCCGTTCGACTCAGAATCGATAACCCCTGAAATTCAAGTCGAAATGGATGGGACGTTCAACAAACCAGCGCCACCTAATTCTTTATTGCTATCCCAAAAGTTATCCCAAAGTTCGGGGTACATCAACTTCGATGAGGGGTCCAATATTGCGGAAGGTGTCAGCTACCATATGAGGTCGAACTCTCAACATGAAATTACGTTCAATATTGCTCAGTCGCACAGTGAATCCGCTTTGAAACAGTTGAAAAATATCGCCAGTCCGGTATCAAGTGCTACAAGAGAAATGGTGTTGTCGCCTTTATCCAAATTGGCGAAAGGCGTGCAGACTTTGGGAGCTAACTTGGACCCGAGGAAGATaaag GGCCCGGCGTCAGTGAAACATATTTCCGAACAACAATACGAAGAGCACAAAAAACTGCAGGAAAAATGGCAGGACTGCAACACACGACTCGTCGCCCTGTAA
- the LOC123877873 gene encoding phosphatidylinositide phosphatase SAC2 isoform X1, with protein MELFRSESYYIFVRNESSLWWNRITGAFSVRSAWDLSDIEDIECLGITEGIIGKVEHTNIYEPRLIIIKESVPVGQIYFHHTIYKIKSICFLNMGATNQEVDLCPCTKHGSSTILANRGGGKKMGARLFENSVFLNKTAGAVKNVSNTIKTTTQQAATQVKQTVKKQRDPKLAERFEKRLTDELHKIFDDSDSFYYSRTLDLTNSLQRQYEIEKVLETEEGNKKPITDITRWWKHVDDRFFWNKHMLRDIIALESPDCDQWVLPIIQGYVHLSQIAVEPADANPLNTESLSNSSTCDETFTLGLISRRSRYQAGTRYNRRGIEPEGKVANYVETEQIVSIICSDSIHRASFVQVRGSVPIFWSQPDYKFRPPPRLDKTEEESHAAFKKHFEDELKMYKQVCIVNLVEQQGRERVIWEAYSNHVLRYNSPDVIYATFDFHEYCRGMHYENVSILINAIADIICEMRFCWRDDRGVICTQNGVFRVNCIDCLDRTNVVQTAIAKYVLELQLCRLGLGTPGCGLPPSLRQAFLTMWADSGDLVSRQYAGTKALKGDYTRTGERKFTGMMKDGVASANRYYLSTFKDALRQVAIDVMTGESRFIPEQLIVPDGTRCTSVKVLTLNDQPVPDTAAMAQHVKSLIDDCKKLLVDTEPVLGSWGLIDADPHTGDPQETEMDSVLVLTSEAYYVTDYDETSDRLLSVQRVPLRDVTSVELGTLDSSATIFNVGRKNTTEPVHCIRINYVYNTESGYFHMFRSTSLRFFNNMAVVINTKDEMIESLHSICESLVVARDIAKLPPISFHDGVKLERKKSKVHPTQGTSGGARSSLYLDLSRLPTLTRNVSETQLVADIRSVGSKALNNMTEQFSKLNKLGARARPSLQLKFDQGASRTKKIFTLGQNKSDGKKKGSQSDGLSSDYSSDDENRTNIFEPTLDNFENMQHYIGGQQKKDENDCDLIENPLYSSKIEPHEETVEASIPISTEKQTLKTPSNNFKRNPFDSESITPEIQVEMDGTFNKPAPPNSLLLSQKLSQSSGYINFDEGSNIAEGVSYHMRSNSQHEITFNIAQSHSESALKQLKNIASPVSSATREMVLSPLSKLAKGVQTLGANLDPRKIKGPASVKHISEQQYEEHKKLQEKWQDCNTRLVAL; from the exons atggAACTGTTTCGGTCGGAATCTTATTATATATTTGTCAGGAATGAGTCGAGCCTTTGGTGGAATCGAATAACTGGTGCATTTTCAGTTCGTTCAG cATGGGACCTATCGGATATCGAAGATATAGAATGCTTGGGTATAACAGAAGGAATTATAGGAAAAGTAGAACACACAAATATATACGAGCCACGGttgattataataaaagaaagcGTGCCCGTCGGTCAAATATATTTCCACCatacaatatataaaataaaatcaatatgctTCCTGAACATGGGAGCTACAAATCAAGAGGTAGATTTATGTCCATGTACTAAACACGGCTCTTCGACTATACTTGCGAACCGAGGGGGCGGTAAGAAAATGGGTGCTCGCTTGTTTGAGAATTCTGTGTTTCTTAACAAAACTGCTGGCGCAGTCAAGAATGTGAGCAACACTATCAAAACAACCACACAGCAGGCTGCTACACAG gtgAAACAGACAGTCAAAAAACAACGAGACCCAAAATTAGCAGAGCGTTTTGAAAAACGACTCACTGATGAGCTCCACAAGATATTTGATGACTCAGACAGTTTCTATTACTCACGGACACTTGACCTCACAAACAGCTTGCAACGACAATAcgaaattgaaaaagttttggAAACGGAGGAGGGTAACAAGAAACCGATCACGGATATCACTAGATGGTGGAAACATGTTGATGATAGATTCTTCTGGAACAAACATATGCTTAGGGATATTATAGCCTTGGAG AGTCCAGATTGTGACCAATGGGTACTGCCCATCATCCAAGGCTACGTCCATCTCTCACAAATAGCAGTGGAGCCAGCCGATGCCAATCCCCTGAACACAGAGTCATTGTCAAACTCTAGCACATGTGATGAAACATTCACTTTGGGACTCATTTCCAGACGATCAAGATATCAGGCTGGGACTAG GTATAATCGCAGAGGCATTGAACCAGAGGGCAAAGTGGCTAACTATGTGGAAACAGAACAAATTGTCTCCATCATATGCTCCGACAGTATACACAGGGCTTCCTTTGTGCAG GTCCGTGGATCGGTGCCAATATTTTGGAGCCAGCCCGACTACAAGTTTCGACCTCCCCCGAGACTTGATAAAA CGGAAGAGGAATCGCATGCAGCGTTCAAAAAGCACTTCGAAGACGAGCTCAAGATGTACAAGCAAGTGTGTATAGTGAACCTGGTGGAGCAGCAGGGCCGCGAGCGCGTCATATGGGAGGCCTACTCCAACCACGTGCTGCGGTACAACAGCCCCGACGTCATATACGCCACCTTCGACTTCCACGAGTACTG CCGCGGAATGCACTACGAGAACGTCAGTATACTGATAAACGCGATCGCCGACATCATATGCGAGATGCGATTTTGCTGGCGCGACGACCGCGGCGTTATCTGCACGCAAAATGGCGTCTTTCGTGTCAATTGCATCGACTGTCTTGATCGCACCAACGTTGTTCAG ACGGCAATAGCGAAATATGTTTTGGAACTGCAGCTGTGTAGACTGGGCCTGGGTACCCCAGGCTGTGGCCTCCCGCCGTCGTTGAGACAAGCTTTTCTGACCATGTGGGCAGACAGTGGTGACTTGGTATCACGGCAGTATGCTGGGACTAAAGCGTTGAAA GGTGATTACACACGCACTGGTGAAAGAAAGTTTACAGGAATGATGAAAGATGGTGTAGCATCCGCAAATAG GTATTATCTGTCAACGTTCAAGGACGCCCTTCGCCAAGTGGCCATAGACGTAATGACAGGAGAATCCCGATTTATTCCGGAGCAGCTGATCGTTCCGGATGGCACCCGCTGCACGTCTGTTAAGGTTCTTACGCTGAAT GACCAACCTGTACCGGACACAGCAGCAATGGCCCAACACGTCAAATCCTTGATCGACGACTGCAAGAAGTTACTCGTCGATACTGAACCAGTGCTTGGTTCGTGGGGACTTATTGATGCTGACCCACA CACTGGCGATCCCCAGGAAACTGAAATGGACAGTGTGCTGGTGTTAACAAGTGAGGCGTACTACGTGACCGATTATGATGAAACTTCAGACCGCCTGCTGTCCGTACAGAGAGTTCCCCTGAGGGACGTCACTTCCGTCGAACTGGGGACTTTGGACTCCAGTGCCACG ATCTTCAATGTTGGCCGCAAGAACACGACAGAGCCAGTGCACTGTATACGTATAAACTATGTATACAACACCGAATCCGGCTACTTTCATATGTTCAGATCAACTTCGCTGAGATTCTTCAACAATATGGCTGTGGTTATTAACACTAAGGATGAAATGATTG AATCATTACACTCCATTTGCGAGTCGTTGGTAGTGGCTCGCGATATCGCAAAACTACCACCGATATCGTTCCATGATGGCGTCAAACTGGAAAGGAAAAAGTCTAAG GTGCATCCAACGCAAGGCACGTCGGGCGGCGCGAGGTCGTCCCTGTATTTGGACTTGTCTCGACTGCCCACACTCACTCGAAACGTGAGCGAAACTCAACTGGTCGCAGATATACGAAGCGTTG GATCAAAAGCTCTGAACAACATGACCGAACAGTTCAGCAAACTAAACAAACTGGGCGCGAGAGCTCGACCGAGTTTACAGTTGAAATTCGACCAAGGCGCTTCGCGTACTAAGAAAATTTTCACGTTAGGCCAAAACAAATCCGATGGCAAAAAGAAGGGAAGCCAATCCGACGGTTTGAGTTCCGATTACTCCTCGGACGACGAAAACAGAACTAATATCTTCGAACCAACGTTGGATAATTTCGAAAACATGCAACACTATATCGGCGGTCAACAGAAGAAGGACGAAAATGATTGCGATCTGATCGAAAATCCTTTGTATTCCTCCAAAATTGAACCTCACGAAGAAACTGTAGAAGCTAGTATACCAATTTCAACAGAAAAGCAAACTCTAAAAACTCCAAGCAATAATTTCAAAAGAAATCCGTTCGACTCAGAATCGATAACCCCTGAAATTCAAGTCGAAATGGATGGGACGTTCAACAAACCAGCGCCACCTAATTCTTTATTGCTATCCCAAAAGTTATCCCAAAGTTCGGGGTACATCAACTTCGATGAGGGGTCCAATATTGCGGAAGGTGTCAGCTACCATATGAGGTCGAACTCTCAACATGAAATTACGTTCAATATTGCTCAGTCGCACAGTGAATCCGCTTTGAAACAGTTGAAAAATATCGCCAGTCCGGTATCAAGTGCTACAAGAGAAATGGTGTTGTCGCCTTTATCCAAATTGGCGAAAGGCGTGCAGACTTTGGGAGCTAACTTGGACCCGAGGAAGATaaag GGCCCGGCGTCAGTGAAACATATTTCCGAACAACAATACGAAGAGCACAAAAAACTGCAGGAAAAATGGCAGGACTGCAACACACGACTCGTCGCCCTGTAA